The proteins below come from a single Mya arenaria isolate MELC-2E11 chromosome 6, ASM2691426v1 genomic window:
- the LOC128238999 gene encoding integumentary mucin C.1-like isoform X1, with translation MYTAKTVLCFFLVATITGTYAMTALPATSTPTTSTATPTTSTQKVETTQSTVVTNTTTPTTSKTTPRTSPSKTSTNITLSTPSATSSSSMMPKTTGTMTTGSKSTGPTPPSSSGTTTNVSSTSAPTTHAATTTINMPTTTTKPKRKFDGGAFAGGIALGLVLAGLSLMAYKCYVSRTTRGYSRAQ, from the exons ATGTATACAGCAAAGACGGTTTTGTGCTTCTTCCTTGTGGCAACAATCACTGGAACCTATG CTATGACAGCATTACCAGCGACATCAACACCAACGACATCAACAGCAACACCAACGACATCAACGCAAAAGGTAGAGACAACACAAA GCACAGTCGTTACAAATACAACAACTCCAACAACCTCGAAAACGACACCCCGTACATCTCCAAGCAAAACCTCAACTAACATTACCTTAAGCACGCCATCAGCCACAAGTAGTTCATCAATGATGCCAAAGACAACCGGAACTATGACCACCGGAAGTAAGAGTACCGGACCTACGCCTCCAAGCAGCTCCGGCACAACCACAAACGTGAGCAGCACGTCTGCGCCAACCACGCACGctgccaccaccaccatcaacatgcccaccaccaccaccaaacCTAAGAGGAAGTTTGATGGTGGCGCATTTGCGGGAGGAATCGCGTTGGGCCTAGTTCTGGCGGGACTCAGTCTCATGGCATACAAGTGCTATGTGTCGAGGACAACCAGAGGCTATAGCAGAGCACAGTGA
- the LOC128238999 gene encoding hepatitis A virus cellular receptor 1-like isoform X2 — MYTAKTVLCFFLVATITGTYGSPIKDEASSSTVITVVPITNTSSSALTVVPITNTSKTPVTVIPIISTTNTPITVVPITSTLPTVQTFSTTLPSVQTFSTSMPTVNPYPSPAPSHGFDGASFGGGFALGVGVCIIMLVGFICYSRKRSSGYNTM, encoded by the exons ATGTATACAGCAAAGACGGTTTTGTGCTTCTTCCTTGTGGCAACAATCACTGGAACCTATG GATCACCGATAAAGGACGAAGCAAGCTCAAGTACCGTGATAACTGTAGTCCCGATCACCAACACCTCAAGTTCCGCGCTTACTGTAGTCCCGATCACCAACACCTCGAAAACACCGGTCACTGTCATCCCGATCATCAGCACCACGAACACCCCGATCACTGTAGTCCCCATCACCAGTACACTCCCGACGGTACAGACCTTCTCAACTACCCTCCCGAGCGTTCAAACGTTTTCAACATCTATGCCGACGGTTAACCCGTATCCTTCCCCCGCGCCTAGCCACGGTTTTGACGGGGCATCTTTTGGCGGAGGGTTCGCCCTTGGCGTTGGTGTCTGCATAATCATGCTTGTTGGTTTTATATGCTATTCTAGGAAACGATCTTCTGGATATAACACCATGTGA
- the LOC128238576 gene encoding leukocyte elastase inhibitor-like: MASEKSMVSASANEFTLDIYKAVTESSKNDNLFMAPTSILVVMAMVQVGARNVTKDQMIAALKLKFKNEKELLEEFELFSKALNQGSGDITLQSANKLYPDKGKDILQEYISVVSKHFGTEIEALEFSSSPEPSRMSINKWVEEFTNHKIKDLLPNGSINTLTRLVIVNAIYFKGNWATQFKPESTKKDNFLLIDGKTTSVDMMNAEMKKVRYGESSEHACKVLHLPYMGEELAMIVVLPKDTDGLLKLEQSLDSPTLNTIINDVFSPTVVVSLPKFKLESSFALSNTLSALGMVDVFSEAKADLSGMGKELYVSQVFHKAFVDVNEEGTEAAAATAAVIRTRSLPARPREFKANHPFLFLIWNYKLNAPLFIGRYMHPPSAPSQTHEEL, encoded by the coding sequence ATGGCCTCTGAAAAATCCATGGTGTCAGCGAGTGCGAATGAGTTTACCTTGGATATATACAAAGCGGTCACAGAATCATCTAAAAATGACAATCTGTTTATGGCTCCAACAAGCATTTTGGTTGTCATGGCAATGGTTCAAGTAGGAGcaagaaatgttacaaaagaCCAGATGATCGCAgcattaaaactaaaatttaagaatgaaaaaGAATTGCTCGAggaatttgaattattttcaaaagcacTGAATCAAGGTAGTGGGGATATTACTCTTCAGTCTGCCAACAAGCTTTACCCGGACAAAGGGAAGGACATTTTGCAGGAGTACATATCAGTTGTTTCAAAGCACTTTGGAACTGAAATCGAAGCTTTGGAATTTTCTTCCAGCCCTGAGCCGTCTAGAATGTCAATTAACAAATGGGTTGAAGAATTTACAAACCATAAAATCAAAGATCTGCTACCCAATGGTTCTATCAATACGTTGACCAGACTGGTCATTGTAAATGCAATCTATTTTAAGGGTAACTGGGCAACCCAGTTCAAACCGGAAAGTACCAAGAAAGATAATTTCCTCCTTATTGACGGCAAAACGACTTCTGTTGACATGATGAATGCCGAAATGAAAAAGGTTCGATATGGCGAAAGTTCAGAACACGCCTGTAAGGTGCTCCATCTACCATATATGGGTGAAGAACTTGCCATGATTGTTGTCTTGCCGAAAGATACTGATGGGCTACTGAAGCTGGAACAAAGTCTGGACTCGCCGACCttaaatacaatcatcaatgaTGTGTTTTCTCCAACAGTTGTAGTATCGCTTCCTAAGTTTAAACTTGAATCTTCGTTCGCTCTTTCCAACACGTTGTCCGCATTGGGTATGGTGGATGTCTTCAGCGAGGCGAAAGCCGATCTATCAGGCATGGGAAAGGAGCTGTATGTCTCTCAGGTGTTTCACAAAGCATTTGTTGACGTGAACGAAGAGGGTACTGAAGCGGCTGCAGCTACAGCTGCAGTGATAAGGACCCGTTCTCTTCCCGCACGACCCAGGGAATTCAAGGCGAACCACCCGTTCCTCTTTCTGATTTGGAACTACAAGCTCAACGCCCCTCTCTTCATCGGAAGGTATATGCATCCACCTTCAGCGCCCAGTCAGACTCATGAGGAGCTGTAA
- the LOC128236412 gene encoding 60S ribosomal protein L13a-like, translating to MGFSVKPIVIDARGHLMGRLAAIVAKTILQGQRVVIVRCEGINISGNFYRNKLKYLKYLKYRCNVQPSRGPFHFRAPSRIFFKAIRGMIPHTTTRGKEALGRLKLFEGVPPPYDKQKRKVVPAALKVLRLKQNRRFCDLNRLAHEVGWKYQGVIGTLEAKRKVKSKKFYEQKKVTENLRVKARVNVAPKIAKYQKIIESYGYR from the exons ATGGGTTTTTCGGTGAAG CCCATAGTGATCGATGCCCGTGGGCATTTGATGGGAAGATTGGCAGCTATAGTTGCTAAAACTATCCTCCAAG GTCAGCGTGTGGTGATTGTCAGATGCGAAGGAATCAACATTTCCGGCAACTTTTACAGAAATAAGT TGAAGTACCTGAAGTACCTTAAATACCGTTGCAATGTGCAGCCATCGAGGGGACCCTTCCATTTCCGGGCACCCAGCAGGATCTTCTTCAAGGCAATCAGAG GTATGATCCCCCACACCACTACTCGTGGTAAGGAAGCTTTGGGTCGTCTGAAGTTGTTTGAGGGAGTCCCCCCACCGTACGACAAACAGAAGAGAAAGGTCGTTCCTGCTGCCCTGAAAGTCCTCCGGCTGAAGCAAAACAGGAGG TTCTGTGACCTGAACAGACTTGCCCATGAAGTTGGCTGGAAGTACCAGGGTGTTATTGGCACTCTGGAGGCGAAAAGGAAGGTCAAGTCCAAGAAATTCTACGAACAGAAAAAAGTCACAGAG aatCTGCGTGTGAAGGCTCGAGTAAATGTTGCTCCCAAAATCGCCAAGTACCAGAAAATCATCGAGAGCTACGGTTACAGATAA
- the LOC128238577 gene encoding leukocyte elastase inhibitor-like, giving the protein MASENPKVSASANEFTLDIYKAVTESSKNDNLFIAPTSILVVMAMVQVGARNVTKDQMVAALKLKFRNEKELLEEFELFSKALNQGSRDVTLQSANKLYPDKGKDILQEYISVVSKHFGTEIEALEFSTSPEPSRMSINKWVEEFTNHKIKDLLPNGSINALTRLVIVNAIYFKGNWATQFKPENTKKDNFHLIGGKTATIDMMNAEMENVRYGESSEHACKVLHLPYIGEELAMIVVLPKDTDGLLKLEQSLDSPTLNKIINDVITPTVVVSLPKFKLESSFALSNTLSALGMVDVFSEAKADLSGMGKKLYVSQVFHKAFVDVNEEGTEAAAATAAVMMTFSLPPPPSEFKADHPFLFLIWNYKLNAPLFIGRYMHPPSAPIQTHEEL; this is encoded by the coding sequence ATGGCCTCAGAAAACCCCAAGGTTTCAGCGAGTGCGAATGAGTTTACCTTGGATATATACAAAGCGGTCACAGAATCATCTAAAAATGACAATCTGTTTATAGCCCCAACAAGCATTTTGGTTGTCATGGCAATGGTTCAAGTAGGAGcaagaaatgttacaaaagaCCAGATGGTCGCAgcattaaaactaaaatttagGAATGAAAAAGAATTGCTCGAggaatttgaattattttcaaaagcacTGAATCAAGGTAGTAGGGATGTTACTCTTCAGTCTGCTAACAAGCTTTACCCGGACAAAGGGAAGGACATTTTGCAGGAGTACATATCAGTTGTTTCAAAGCACTTTGGAACTGAAATCGAAGCTTTGGAATTTTCCACCAGTCCTGAGCCGTCTAGAATGTCAATCAACAAATGGGTTGAGGAATTTACAAACCATAAAATCAAAGATCTGCTACCCAATGGTTCTATCAATGCGTTGACTAGACTGGTAATTGTAAACGCAATCTATTTTAAGGGTAACTGGGCAACGCAGTTCAAACCGGAAAATACCAAGAAAGATAATTTTCACCTTATTGGCGGCAAAACTGCTACTATTGACATGATGAATGCCGAAATGGAAAATGTTCGATATGGCGAAAGTTCAGAACACGCCTGTAAGGTGCTGCATCTACCATATATAGGTGAAGAACTTGCCATGATTGTTGTCTTGCCGAAAGATACTGATGGGCTACTGAAGCTGGAACAAAGTCTGGACTCGCCGACcttaaataaaatcatcaatGATGTTATTACTCCAACGGTTGTAGTATCGCTTCCTAAGTTTAAACTCGAATCTTCGTTCGCTCTTTCCAACACGTTGTCCGCATTGGGTATGGTGGATGTCTTCAGCGAGGCGAAAGCCGATCTATCAGGCATGGGCAAGAAGTTGTACGTCTCTCAGGTGTTTCACAAAGCATTTGTTGACGTGAATGAAGAGGGTACTGAAGCGGCTGCAGCTACAGCTGCAGTGATGATGACCTTTTCTCTTCCCCCTCCACCCAGCGAATTCAAGGCGGACCACCCGTTCCTCTTTCTGATTTGGAACTACAAGCTCAACGCCCCTCTCTTCATCGGAAGGTATATGCATCCACCTTCAGCGCCCATTCAGACTCATGAGGAACTGTAA